Below is a window of Paremcibacter congregatus DNA.
TCACGGATGAGACACTATCGTCGCCATCTCCTTTAATGATCAATATATTATCAACGTCCGTGACCGCCAGAACGTCGGCCTGGGTCAATACCAGGCTATTGCCGCCGGTCCCCAGAAGGTCAATATTTTCCATATTAGTCACGGATAATGCCGCCAGATCCAAATTCAGTCCTGTGGCCTGTACATCCAGCGTATCATTCCCCGCATCGCCATTGAAGATATCCAGATGGTCTCCGTCATAGAGGAACAATACATCATCCCCGTCCCCCCCATTCAAGGTGTCCGTGCCGGCATATCCGCGCAGAAAATCCCTGCCACCCATACCTGAAAGCACGTCATCACCCCCCAGGCCTGACAAGGTATTAACCCCGTCATCTCCGATAAGACTGTCCGCAAGGGAACTGCCCTGAATATTCTCAATGCTGATCAGGACATCTCCCTCGGCATCGCCACCGCTTCCGGTTCCGGCTGTCAGGTCAACCGTAACCCCGGCTACCGATGTGATATAACTCACGCCGTCATTTCCGCCACCGCCATTCAGGACATCGCCGCCGGCGCCGCCGTCCAGCTCGTCACTTCCTTCATTCCCAAAGAGGCTGTTCACGGCAGCGTCTCCCGTAAGGACATCATTAAAGGCACTGCCTGATATATTTTGAATATTACTTAGAGTGTCCCCTTCTGCATCACCGCCAAGACCGGTTCCTGCCGCAAGATCAACCGTCACGCTGGCTGCAGAATCCAGATAACTCGCCGTATCAACGCCCAGGCCGCCGCTCAGAACATCGGCCCCCGCGCCGCCGGTAAGGGTGTTGTCACTGCCATCGCCAACCAGGGTGTCGTCGAACGCACTGCCGATTGCATTTTCAATACTGACAAAAGTGTCCCCTTCTGCATCGCCGAGGTTCGCCGTCCCGGACTCAATGTCAACAAGTACGCCTGTAGCTGACGCCGTATAGCTCACCGTATCAATTCCAGCACCACCATCAAGTGCATCCGCGCCTGACCCGCCGATCAAGATATCGTCGCCCGCCCCGCCGGAAAGGTTGTTAACATTGCCATCGCCGGTCAGTGTATCCGCAAACGCACTGCCCACCAGAATTTCAATATTGGCCAACGTATCACCTGCCGCGTCACCGCCAAGGCCGGTACCCGTCGCAAGATCAACCGTCACGCCAGCTGCGGACGCCGCGTAATTTGCCGTATCAATATCCACACCGCCATCAAGCGCATCCGCGCCTGCACCACCGATTAAGCTATCGTTTCCGGCGCCACCGGAAAGACTGTTCGCACTGCCATCGCCGATCAATGTATCCGCAAACGCACTGCCCACCAGATTTTCAATATTGGCCAGCGTATCACCTGCCGCGTCACCACCAAGACCGGTACCCGCCGCTAGATCAACCGTCACGCCGGCTGCAGATGCCGCGTAATTTGCCGTATCAATATCCACACCGCCATCAAGCGCATCCGCGCCTGCACCGCCCATCAGAATATCGTTTCCGGTGCCACCGGAAAGACTGTTGGCACCGCCATCACCCGTCAGTGTATCCGCAAACGCGCTGCCCACCAGATTTTCAATATTGGCCAGCGTATCACCTGCCGCGTCACCGCCAAGACCGGTGCCCGCCGCGAGGTTTACTGTAACCCCTGCAGCAGACGCTGCATAGCTCGCCGTATCAATATCCGCACCGCCATCAAGCGCATCCGCGCCTGACCCGCCAATCAAAGTGTCATTGTCTGCGCCGCCCGTTAAGGTGTCGTCCCCGGCACCGCCAGAAAGAATATTTACGCCGCCGCCGCCTGTCAGTATATCTGCCTGTGCGCTGCCCGTCACATTTTCAATGTTGGCCAGTGTATCCCCTTCTGCATCCCCGCCAAGCCCTGTACCGGCTGATAAATCGACTGTTACGCCTGCGGCCGACCCTGCATAAGACACCGTATCCACACCGGCGCCTGCATCCACCGTATCCGCACCAGCCGCCCCGCGGTGATGACATCATCGCCAGTCCCCGTCGTGATATTATCATTGCCGGCCTTGCCGATTACAATAAGATCGGCAGTCGCACTTCCTTCTTGCAAGGTTCGGTCATTATCATCCCGGGCCGTAAACGTATTTGTCGGGCTTTCAATAAAATCAGGCTCGGGAGCCGGCGGCGGTGTCGGTGTCGGCTGCACTGTGCCACCACCTCCTCCACATGCAGCCAAAGGCATCAATGTCAGACCCAGAAGACTGTTCTTCGCAACCGAAGATTTCAGTTTACTGTCGCTTTTTCTCTTTGTAGATGTCATTGATTCTATTTTGTTTTGCATGTTTGTGCTTTCAGTTATATGCATGATGGCGCCCCATATTCCGATGTTTTCACATTGAAAAATTTTCATAAGGTTACCCCAGAGAAAGGAAACATGCAAGAAACCATTCACTCAAGGTTATTTTGTAAGATATTGAAAGTTTTACTAAAAATTCATTTCCCCGGAACCTTCCCCGGCCCGGATACATGACAATTTTCTTACAGATATAAACCGGATTGAAAATCCCGGATATCGATCTGCAATGCCAAACGGGAATAGCCTAGGACTTGTTCTCAATCCAGCCGCCGCCCAATACCCGGTCGCCATCATAGAAAACCGCCGCCTGCCCAGGAGAAATTCCCTGTTCAGGATGGTGAAGGGTAATTCTGGCCCCTCCCTCTGCGCCACTGCCATATAAGGTCGCCCGAACTGAAGGACGGGTTGAACGTACTTTAACTTCTATTTCCTGCCCTTCGGAAGAAATCTCTGTCTGGCCAAGCCAGTTGACTTCTTTCAAATGCAACGTCGTCACACCAAGCGCTTCCTTGGGGCCAACGATCACCTGATTTTTTTCCGGATCAAGCCGGATCACATAAAGCGGGTCCCTTCCCCCGATCCCCAATCCTTTACGCTGACCGATGGTATAATGAATGATACCCTTATGGTAGCCCAGCACATCACCGTTTAAATGCACAATCTCGCCGGCTTCGGATGCGCCAGGGCGCAAGCGTTCGATGACGCTGGCATAATTACCATTGGGTACGAAACAGATATCCTGACTGTCCGGCTTGTTGGCGACCTGAAGACCGTATTTCTCCGCCAGGATGCGCACGTCATCCTTTTCCAGTCCCCCCAAAGGAAAGCGCAAATAGTCCAGCTGCTCCTGTGTGGTGGCGAACAGGAAATAGCTCTGATCACGGTTTTTATCCACAGCGCGCAGCATCTCCGCATGATCGCCGAACAGCTTTTGCTGCACATAATGGCCCGTAGCCAGCACATCGGCGTCCAGATCCCGCGCCGTCGCCAACAGATCCTTGAACTTGACTTCCTGATTACAGCGCACACAGGGAATTGGGGTTTCGCCGCGAATATAACTGTCGGCAAATTCCTCCATTACACTGTCACGGAAACGGGTTTCGTAATCCAGCACGTAATGGGGAATGCCAATGGCTTCCGATACACGTCGGGCATCGTGAATATCCTGACCGGCGCAACAGGCGCCTTTTTTCTGCACCGCGATGCCATGGTCATACAGCTGAAGCGTAATGCCAACGACATCATAACCCTGATCTTTCAACATGGCCGCAACCACGGAACTGTCCACACCGCCGGACATGGCGACGACAACGCGCGTATCTTCAGGCGCCTTGGCGATGCCTAAGGAGTTTACCCCCGTAAGGGTCGGATCAGCGATAAGGTCTATTTTCTCGGTCATAGGGGGCAAATATAGCATAAACTTCAGAACTTCAAGAGAAGATCATAACTATTTATTTGCCCCTATTGTCTGGTCTACAGGAAATTAAGCAGGGAAATTTTGCTTAACTCACTGGTAATTTTATAAGAAGCCTCCAACGCGACCTTGTCATTATTGAGCCGGGTCACCGCCTCCGCCACATCCACATCCTCAATATCGGATATGAAGGTTTCCAGAAAAACCTCCTGCGCCTCATATTCATTGCTGAAGTTTTCCACGTTATTCTGGCGGGTCCCGTTCCTGGCAACAAAAATCCGCAGATCGTCCAGCGCTGCGTCCATATTCGCCAGCTCACCCTTAAGGAAAGTGAGTTGTGCCGTATTTAACTGACCGCTCAAGGGCCCGCTCGGTCCGGCATCATAGGCGGCGATATCCTTAAATACCTGGAACACGGAAGTCGAGACTTCGTCCGCCAACAAACCATATTCCAGCAACGTATTCTGCCCCACTTTCGCCGCAGGCCGTCTTTGATCGTTCTCATACATGTCCGTCACGGCTGGCAAAGCCAGCAAATCCGCAACAGACTTCGCGGTAACAGGTTCGACATCGGTGCGCCCGCCACTAAAAACATATACACCACCGATATTGGTGTTCATGGCGCTGACCATGGATGTATAGGCCTCCCCCATCAATTCATTGAGCGCGAAAGTCTCCTCCTGAGAGATCGCCTCAAGTATCGTATCGCGAACATTCTGCGCACTCGACACCATTGAACCTAATTGTATATCGTTGGTACTGAGAAAACGTTCCACATGATCGGTGGCCCGCAAATAGCCCTTCGTCTGACCAAAAACTGATTTTGCCCCCAGCAAGGTTGACGTTTCACTGGCAAAGCCGGCGTATTTTTCTTCTTTCTTACCGGTTGTGATCTGGGTTTGGTCCGTGAACACACGCGCCTGATTGTTCAGAAGGCTGCTCAACATGACTTGCTGATGTCCAAAGCTTGATACCCGTGTCATTTCTCTATCCTGTCTTTATCTCTATAAGATCTGTAAAATCGTGTCATACATTTCCTTGGCTGTGGTCAACAGCCGGGCCGATGCGGAATAGGCGTTCTGGTAAATCACCATATTCCCCAATTCTTCATCCATATTGACCCCGGACACATCCGTGGCTTTCCTAT
It encodes the following:
- a CDS encoding beta strand repeat-containing protein produces the protein MDAGAGVDTVSYAGSAAGVTVDLSAGTGLGGDAEGDTLANIENVTGSAQADILTGGGGVNILSGGAGDDTLTGGADNDTLIGGSGADALDGGADIDTASYAASAAGVTVNLAAGTGLGGDAAGDTLANIENLVGSAFADTLTGDGGANSLSGGTGNDILMGGAGADALDGGVDIDTANYAASAAGVTVDLAAGTGLGGDAAGDTLANIENLVGSAFADTLIGDGSANSLSGGAGNDSLIGGAGADALDGGVDIDTANYAASAAGVTVDLATGTGLGGDAAGDTLANIEILVGSAFADTLTGDGNVNNLSGGAGDDILIGGSGADALDGGAGIDTVSYTASATGVLVDIESGTANLGDAEGDTFVSIENAIGSAFDDTLVGDGSDNTLTGGAGADVLSGGLGVDTASYLDSAASVTVDLAAGTGLGGDAEGDTLSNIQNISGSAFNDVLTGDAAVNSLFGNEGSDELDGGAGGDVLNGGGGNDGVSYITSVAGVTVDLTAGTGSGGDAEGDVLISIENIQGSSLADSLIGDDGVNTLSGLGGDDVLSGMGGRDFLRGYAGTDTLNGGDGDDVLFLYDGDHLDIFNGDAGNDTLDVQATGLNLDLAALSVTNMENIDLLGTGGNSLVLTQADVLAVTDVDNILIIKGDGDDSVSSVTQDWVLGDDQVIGGETYNTYTSGTATLLVDADIMDTIS
- the mnmA gene encoding tRNA 2-thiouridine(34) synthase MnmA, yielding MTEKIDLIADPTLTGVNSLGIAKAPEDTRVVVAMSGGVDSSVVAAMLKDQGYDVVGITLQLYDHGIAVQKKGACCAGQDIHDARRVSEAIGIPHYVLDYETRFRDSVMEEFADSYIRGETPIPCVRCNQEVKFKDLLATARDLDADVLATGHYVQQKLFGDHAEMLRAVDKNRDQSYFLFATTQEQLDYLRFPLGGLEKDDVRILAEKYGLQVANKPDSQDICFVPNGNYASVIERLRPGASEAGEIVHLNGDVLGYHKGIIHYTIGQRKGLGIGGRDPLYVIRLDPEKNQVIVGPKEALGVTTLHLKEVNWLGQTEISSEGQEIEVKVRSTRPSVRATLYGSGAEGGARITLHHPEQGISPGQAAVFYDGDRVLGGGWIENKS
- a CDS encoding flagellin, encoding MTRVSSFGHQQVMLSSLLNNQARVFTDQTQITTGKKEEKYAGFASETSTLLGAKSVFGQTKGYLRATDHVERFLSTNDIQLGSMVSSAQNVRDTILEAISQEETFALNELMGEAYTSMVSAMNTNIGGVYVFSGGRTDVEPVTAKSVADLLALPAVTDMYENDQRRPAAKVGQNTLLEYGLLADEVSTSVFQVFKDIAAYDAGPSGPLSGQLNTAQLTFLKGELANMDAALDDLRIFVARNGTRQNNVENFSNEYEAQEVFLETFISDIEDVDVAEAVTRLNNDKVALEASYKITSELSKISLLNFL